TAGTACGGCCTGAGCTCGTCATAGTCGATGGGCCAGTCGAGACCTCTTCCGTAGAGCGTTCGTTCCTTGAAATCGTCGGGGTGGAACCGATACCAATTGGCATACCAATGCAGTCCGGCGCCTCCGGTGCCCCATCCCATCGAGAAGTTGAAAGCGGGAAGGAAGTTGCCCTCGCCGACCACGGGAGGGCCACCCCACTTGAGTCGGCGCGCCCAAATCTGTGAGCTCACCATGTCTTGGAGCTCACGCTTGGGACCCGCCTCGAGCGTCAGTACATGGAATCCGGCCGTGGAGAGCTCGGCGGCCAGCGTGCTACCGGCAATGCCCGAGCCGACAACCACCACCTCGACCGGCTCGTTGTCAGATGGCTGCATCGTCTCGAGACGAAGTTACCAGGGTGGGCGGGGACGGATATGAGGGAGGTAGGGGACCCCGAGTCTTCGAAATCCTTCGGCGGTCCCGTAAACCACATCGACGGCGTCGCTCCTCGAAACGAGATAGAAGAAGAAAGGGTTGGGATCGGTCCAGGCCTCGGTCGAAGACGTCGCCGCGGCCTCGACGATCGCCGAACGCTCTTTCGAAGAGATCCGGAGAAAGGACCTCCCGTAACGGGAGTGGCTCTCCAAATCGATCCCGGCGAGGCCGTTCCGATAGAAGTCGACGAACGGCGGGTTCTGCAGCACGCGAAGCAGCAGCAGGGATTCTTCGAAGGGCTCGGCCAGGTACTTGTCGACGAAACTGGCAACTCGTGCATCGGCCGCGCCCGGAGCCAGCTCGTCGCACCAGGCGCCGAAGAGCTCGGCCTCGAGCTCTTCGAAAACCCGCAGGCGATCGGGCGCCCGTCCCTGGGCGGCACCAAGACCTGCCGCGCTCAAGCAACCCAGGCTGGCAAACCCCAGCGCGCCCGAGGCCAACCGCTCGAGAAACGCTCGACGATCCGTCGACCCGGTCGGGGTATCCTCGTCCACCCGTGCCGAAGATCGTCCAGGCTCCGATGAGGCGGAGCGAGCACGCGGTTCCGGACGGGAATTCTTTGGCCGCCTCACGTCTCTCACTTGGGAGGTCCGGTGTGAAGCCTAACGTATGTCCCACAGGTCCTCAACTCACGCGGGCTCTTCTGTCACCGTCTCCGGGAATCTCCTCGAGGCGCGCGCGGCGTCTCGTTGCACTTGACGGTTTGGGGGCCGGAGCTCATACTGCGCCGTCTTTTGACTCATACTT
This sequence is a window from Vicinamibacteria bacterium. Protein-coding genes within it:
- a CDS encoding gluconate 2-dehydrogenase subunit 3 family protein gives rise to the protein MDEDTPTGSTDRRAFLERLASGALGFASLGCLSAAGLGAAQGRAPDRLRVFEELEAELFGAWCDELAPGAADARVASFVDKYLAEPFEESLLLLRVLQNPPFVDFYRNGLAGIDLESHSRYGRSFLRISSKERSAIVEAAATSSTEAWTDPNPFFFYLVSRSDAVDVVYGTAEGFRRLGVPYLPHIRPRPPW